TGGAAGGCGATTTGGAATCGCAACGCGATATTCGCCTGGCTCTTTACCATCTGTATGCCTTTTCACGTGATGATTCCAATCTCAGTTTATCACCGATGGGACTTTCATCGCAAGGTTACAACGGTCACGTTTTCTGGGACACCGAAATATGGATGTATCCGCCGTTACTGGTATTCAATCAGGGAATTGCCCGTTCCCTCCTGAACTACCGGGCTGCTCGTCTGGACAAAGCCAAACAAAAAGCATCTGACTATGGATACAAAGGCGCAATGTTCCCCTGGGAATCGGATGATACCGGAGAAGAGGCCACACCAACTTTTGCTTTAACCGGGGCTTTCGAGCAACACATCACAGCTGATGTGGGAATTGCCTTTTGGAACTATTTCCGGGTCACCGGAAATAAAGAATGGCTAAAAGATACCGGCTACCCGGTTATCAAAGCGACAGCCGATTTCTGGGCCAGTCGTGCGGTTAAAAACTCTGATGGCTCCTACTCTATCAACAACGTGGTGGGAGCAGATGAATTCGCGCCCAACGTGGATGACAACGCCTTTACCAATGGCTCGGCCCAGACAGTGATGCATTATGCAGAGAAAGCGGCTGAGTTGCTCAACAAAAAGCCCAATCCCAAATGGGAAAAAGTGGCTTCCAACCTACGTTTTTACTATTTCCCGGATGGTGTCACCAAAGAACACAAAACTTACAAAGGGGAGATCATCAAACAGGCCGATGTCAATTTGCTCGCTTATCCGCTTCAGATTGAAACCGACACAGCAGCCATTCGCCGTGACCTGGCTTACTACGAACCGAAAATGGCCAAAGAGGGACCGGCCATGGGACATTCAATCGTGTCGATTCTCTATTCCCGCCTGGGAAATGCCAAAGAGGCTTTCCGGATGTTCAAGAAGGCCTGTGTTCCCAACAAGCGACCTCCGTTTGGCGCCCTGGCTGAATCAGCGACCAGCGACAACCCCTATTTTGCTACGGGTGCCGGAGGAATGCTTCAGGCTGTCATTTTCGGCTTTGCCGGATTGGAAATCACCAGTCAGGGCATTGTCCAAAATACTCCGTGCCTGCCTGCACAATGGAAAAAACTGACCATTACAGGTGTTGGTCCCGAGAAGAAAACCTTTACCATCGTTCATCGCAAATAGTTTAGCTAGCACTTGTTCTTATGTTAATTTAAATCATTTTTGTTATGAAAGTCAGAAAATATTTTGCTCTGCTGACGGTGGCCATTTTAACAGCCATGGCAGCATGCCAGTCACCCACAAAAAAGGATGACCAATCCATTCCAAACCGCAAATGGTGGAAAGAAGCGGTCGTTTACCAGATTTATCCGCGAAGTTTCAAGGATAGTAACGGAGATGGCGTTGGCGACCTGAAGGGTATTATTTCGAAGCTTGATTACATCAAAAGCCTGGGCGTTGATGTTATCTGGCTGAATCCAATCTATGCCTCTCCCAACAACGACAACGGATACGACATCAGCGATTACCGGAAAATTATGAAAGAATTCGGGACGATGGCCGATTTCGACAGCCTGCTGAACGGCATGCACCGTCGTGGCCTGAAACTCGTACTCGACCTGGTTGTCAATCATACCAGTAGCGAACACGAATGGTTCAAACAATCACGCAGTTCGCGCACCAATCCTTACCGGAATTTCTACCACTGGTGGCCGGCAGAGAAAGGCAAACCAGCCAAACGGTACAGCTATTTCGATGTTGATAACAATGCATGGAAATACGATTCAACTACCAATGCTTATTATCTGCACTACTTTGCTCGTTCACAACCCGATTTGAATTGGGAAAATCCTGAGGTGCGTAAGAAAATCTACAGCATGATGCGCTATTGGTTCGACAAAGGCATCGACGGTTTCCGCATGGATGTG
This Prolixibacter sp. NT017 DNA region includes the following protein-coding sequences:
- a CDS encoding glycoside hydrolase family 65 protein, whose product is MKYVLLSLLILVIGNNVSRASNEQQEGWEITATDTSNYVGISLANGRIGLVPSAAPFNVKSIVLNNVFDEYMYNKKERLITSRVLLGINFANLKMVIDGDTVTAKNISHWKQVLNMKDAKLTTSFQFKDKATISYTIYALRGMPYAGMMDVDVQALKKDIKISVSGQITCPKDYNHVVQVFKTPQDNEIRMPLLQTVALSPTGKQKLATTATFVFNNNEEPKLKESVESPYEHVLTFSREVKSDEDFNFAWAGAVCTSKDFSDPQSESERMAIYIMRGNKQAVIDQHTRLWHQLWQGDIQVEGDLESQRDIRLALYHLYAFSRDDSNLSLSPMGLSSQGYNGHVFWDTEIWMYPPLLVFNQGIARSLLNYRAARLDKAKQKASDYGYKGAMFPWESDDTGEEATPTFALTGAFEQHITADVGIAFWNYFRVTGNKEWLKDTGYPVIKATADFWASRAVKNSDGSYSINNVVGADEFAPNVDDNAFTNGSAQTVMHYAEKAAELLNKKPNPKWEKVASNLRFYYFPDGVTKEHKTYKGEIIKQADVNLLAYPLQIETDTAAIRRDLAYYEPKMAKEGPAMGHSIVSILYSRLGNAKEAFRMFKKACVPNKRPPFGALAESATSDNPYFATGAGGMLQAVIFGFAGLEITSQGIVQNTPCLPAQWKKLTITGVGPEKKTFTIVHRK